A portion of the Macaca thibetana thibetana isolate TM-01 chromosome 9, ASM2454274v1, whole genome shotgun sequence genome contains these proteins:
- the OPALIN gene encoding opalin isoform X4, whose protein sequence is MSFSLNFTLPANTTSSPVTSGKETESDRPCEISEIDDNPKISENPRRSPTREKNTMGAQEAHIYVKTVAGSEEPVHDPYRPTIEMERRRGLWWLVPRLSLE, encoded by the exons ATG AGTTTTTCACTGAACTTCACCCTGCCGGCGAACACA ACATCCTCTCCTGTTACAAGTGGGAAAGAAACG gaAAGTGACAGACCATGTGAAATTTCAGAAATTGATGACAATCCCAAGATATCTGAG AATCCTAGGAGATCACCCACACGTGAGAAGAATACGATGGGAGCACAAGAGGCCCACATATATGTGAAGACTGTAGCAGGAAGCGAGGAACCTGTGCATGACCCTTACCGTCCTActatagaaatggaaagaaggagGGGATTGTGGTGGCTTGTGCCGAGACTGAGCCTGGAATGA
- the OPALIN gene encoding opalin isoform X2 → MSFSLNFTLPANTTSSPVTSGKETDCGPSLGLAVAIPSLVATALLVALLFTLIHRRRSSIEAMEESDRPCEISEIDDNPKISENPRRSPTREKNTMGAQEAHIYVKTVAGSEEPVHDPYRPTIEMERRRGLWWLVPRLSLE, encoded by the exons ATG AGTTTTTCACTGAACTTCACCCTGCCGGCGAACACA ACATCCTCTCCTGTTACAAGTGGGAAAGAAACG GACTGCGGGCCCTCTCTTGGATTAGCGGTGGCCATCCCCTCCCTGGTGGCCACAGCCCTGCTGGTGGCTTTACTATTTACTTTGATTCACCGAAGAAGAAGCAGCATTGAGGCCATGGAG gaAAGTGACAGACCATGTGAAATTTCAGAAATTGATGACAATCCCAAGATATCTGAG AATCCTAGGAGATCACCCACACGTGAGAAGAATACGATGGGAGCACAAGAGGCCCACATATATGTGAAGACTGTAGCAGGAAGCGAGGAACCTGTGCATGACCCTTACCGTCCTActatagaaatggaaagaaggagGGGATTGTGGTGGCTTGTGCCGAGACTGAGCCTGGAATGA
- the OPALIN gene encoding opalin isoform X3, which translates to MQQKQKPCLAQSFSLNFTLPANTTSSPVTSGKETESDRPCEISEIDDNPKISENPRRSPTREKNTMGAQEAHIYVKTVAGSEEPVHDPYRPTIEMERRRGLWWLVPRLSLE; encoded by the exons ATGCAGCAAAAACAGAAGCCTTGCCTTGCCCAG AGTTTTTCACTGAACTTCACCCTGCCGGCGAACACA ACATCCTCTCCTGTTACAAGTGGGAAAGAAACG gaAAGTGACAGACCATGTGAAATTTCAGAAATTGATGACAATCCCAAGATATCTGAG AATCCTAGGAGATCACCCACACGTGAGAAGAATACGATGGGAGCACAAGAGGCCCACATATATGTGAAGACTGTAGCAGGAAGCGAGGAACCTGTGCATGACCCTTACCGTCCTActatagaaatggaaagaaggagGGGATTGTGGTGGCTTGTGCCGAGACTGAGCCTGGAATGA
- the OPALIN gene encoding opalin isoform X1 — protein sequence MQQKQKPCLAQSFSLNFTLPANTTSSPVTSGKETDCGPSLGLAVAIPSLVATALLVALLFTLIHRRRSSIEAMEESDRPCEISEIDDNPKISENPRRSPTREKNTMGAQEAHIYVKTVAGSEEPVHDPYRPTIEMERRRGLWWLVPRLSLE from the exons ATGCAGCAAAAACAGAAGCCTTGCCTTGCCCAG AGTTTTTCACTGAACTTCACCCTGCCGGCGAACACA ACATCCTCTCCTGTTACAAGTGGGAAAGAAACG GACTGCGGGCCCTCTCTTGGATTAGCGGTGGCCATCCCCTCCCTGGTGGCCACAGCCCTGCTGGTGGCTTTACTATTTACTTTGATTCACCGAAGAAGAAGCAGCATTGAGGCCATGGAG gaAAGTGACAGACCATGTGAAATTTCAGAAATTGATGACAATCCCAAGATATCTGAG AATCCTAGGAGATCACCCACACGTGAGAAGAATACGATGGGAGCACAAGAGGCCCACATATATGTGAAGACTGTAGCAGGAAGCGAGGAACCTGTGCATGACCCTTACCGTCCTActatagaaatggaaagaaggagGGGATTGTGGTGGCTTGTGCCGAGACTGAGCCTGGAATGA